The following are from one region of the Rhodopirellula sp. P2 genome:
- the tmk gene encoding dTMP kinase: MRDDSHHAEPCTSEPAHPYPGRLITLDGIDGVGKSSQIEILADRLRSEGRKILCVRDPGSTDLGTKLRAMLLDSDLEMHRRTEAMLFMASRCEMIESTLRSALADGVTVISDRFLLANVVYQSVGGEVDAQTLWQLGRLACGGVQPDVTLLLDLPAEISMQRVGREADRMESRGVDYMAKVRQAFLEELPNAGGRTHVIDASGTIEEVAEAIAAIELF, encoded by the coding sequence ATGCGGGACGATTCTCACCATGCGGAACCATGCACGTCGGAACCCGCTCACCCGTACCCGGGTCGCTTGATCACCCTCGATGGAATCGACGGGGTTGGGAAGTCATCCCAGATCGAGATCTTGGCCGATCGTTTGCGATCCGAAGGCCGCAAGATTCTCTGCGTGCGAGACCCCGGGTCGACTGACCTGGGAACGAAATTGCGAGCGATGTTGCTGGACAGTGACTTGGAAATGCATCGACGCACCGAAGCGATGCTGTTCATGGCCAGCCGCTGCGAAATGATCGAGTCGACGCTCCGGTCGGCGCTCGCTGATGGAGTGACGGTGATCAGCGACCGGTTCTTGCTGGCCAATGTGGTCTACCAGAGCGTGGGTGGCGAAGTCGATGCGCAAACGCTGTGGCAACTCGGCCGACTCGCGTGCGGCGGCGTTCAACCGGACGTGACGCTGTTGCTGGACCTGCCTGCCGAGATTTCGATGCAACGCGTCGGTAGGGAAGCCGACCGGATGGAATCGCGAGGCGTCGATTACATGGCCAAGGTCCGCCAAGCTTTCTTGGAAGAATTGCCCAACGCCGGTGGTCGAACACACGTCATCGACGCGTCGGGAACGATCGAAGAAGTCGCCGAAGCGATCGCAGCCATCGAGCTGTTTTGA
- a CDS encoding DUF1571 domain-containing protein, whose product MVTESSSNSSASINSEANLSPHDRGRSFLVGLSCLVIGFGLGWILRGKQSPSSVATPPTVVRANSTAAGETSDGQTNIVSSEVPMSEVLELAEESLQHLVDNVDGYTTRMIKHEQDRNGVLQEPSEMFMKIRTRHVGGEPGQGLRAYLRFETPESAKGREVIWVEDQNDGQLLVREAGFIGSMMTAKLEPTNFLAMRGQRYPITELGLTNLVRKLIERGARDVDNPDVQVIRTEGHDFDGQSLTLLQIKRSKPTDQSDDFSLAEVVIDEEQKLIVSFRSFGWPESEGETPPLIESYEYHDLVINPKLTDLDFDPANPDYTFPE is encoded by the coding sequence ATGGTCACTGAATCTTCGTCCAACTCTTCCGCGTCCATCAACTCGGAAGCCAACCTTTCTCCTCACGACCGAGGGCGATCGTTTTTGGTGGGACTGTCCTGTTTGGTAATTGGATTCGGATTGGGATGGATACTCAGAGGCAAGCAATCACCCTCCTCCGTGGCAACTCCACCGACCGTCGTCAGAGCCAATTCAACGGCTGCAGGTGAAACATCAGACGGCCAAACGAACATCGTTTCGTCGGAAGTCCCGATGTCGGAGGTGTTGGAGCTCGCCGAGGAATCGCTGCAACACTTGGTCGACAATGTCGACGGCTACACGACGCGAATGATCAAACACGAACAAGACCGCAACGGAGTCTTGCAGGAACCGTCCGAGATGTTCATGAAGATCCGAACGCGACACGTTGGTGGCGAGCCCGGTCAAGGCCTGCGTGCTTACTTGCGATTCGAAACACCTGAGTCTGCCAAGGGACGCGAGGTGATTTGGGTCGAGGACCAAAACGATGGCCAGCTACTTGTTCGCGAAGCGGGATTCATCGGCAGCATGATGACGGCAAAGCTCGAACCCACCAACTTTCTGGCCATGCGAGGCCAGCGTTACCCGATCACGGAATTGGGGCTGACGAACTTGGTCCGCAAATTGATTGAGCGTGGGGCACGCGACGTGGACAATCCCGACGTGCAAGTCATTCGCACGGAAGGGCATGACTTTGACGGACAATCCTTGACGTTGCTGCAGATCAAACGATCCAAACCCACCGATCAATCCGATGATTTTTCTTTGGCCGAAGTCGTGATCGACGAAGAGCAGAAACTGATCGTCAGTTTCCGCAGCTTTGGTTGGCCAGAATCAGAAGGCGAAACGCCGCCCCTGATCGAATCCTACGAGTACCACGATCTGGTCATCAATCCAAAGTTGACCGACCTCGATTTCGATCCCGCCAACCCGGACTACACGTTTCCTGAGTGA
- a CDS encoding potassium channel protein: protein MTSHLHSPIHTQIARVTAPWMFALSMLFLVCQAILIVMWVDVPNLRETATQANVDQYVIRVDSTYLGMWFEQLAIVSMLAIWPIVILESVYHWIIRPKTPSMRWFHFYTLTFCICPSLRMCARSYEMHGQLWLPGMSWQRTNKRLRRRLAQHFSVPMIGIALLILPVLVTEFFLKDQVARYQWLRIALHIGTGVIWFAFAAEFILMVSIAEKKLQYIRHNWVDLAIILLPFFSFLRSMQAVRGTRLAKLAKIPQIAKLARAYRLRGTALKGFRALVILGVATRLFKTNKKRQLERLQAELSVARRETRLIRLAIARLEREIQEELDDEAGLADETSDAVPLN, encoded by the coding sequence ATGACGTCGCATTTGCACTCCCCCATTCACACGCAAATCGCGCGAGTGACAGCGCCGTGGATGTTTGCGCTCTCCATGTTGTTCCTGGTGTGCCAAGCGATCTTGATCGTGATGTGGGTCGACGTTCCCAATCTTCGCGAAACGGCCACTCAAGCGAACGTCGATCAATACGTCATTCGAGTTGACTCGACTTACTTGGGAATGTGGTTCGAACAACTCGCGATTGTTTCGATGCTGGCGATTTGGCCCATCGTGATCCTGGAGTCCGTCTACCACTGGATCATTCGGCCGAAAACACCGTCGATGCGATGGTTCCATTTCTACACCTTGACGTTTTGTATTTGCCCTTCTCTGCGGATGTGTGCCCGCAGTTACGAAATGCATGGCCAACTGTGGTTGCCCGGCATGTCTTGGCAACGAACCAACAAGCGATTGCGGCGGCGTTTGGCTCAACACTTCAGCGTCCCGATGATCGGCATCGCGCTGTTGATCTTGCCAGTCTTGGTCACGGAATTCTTTCTCAAAGACCAAGTCGCACGTTATCAATGGCTGCGAATCGCGTTGCACATCGGCACCGGAGTGATCTGGTTCGCGTTCGCGGCAGAATTCATTTTGATGGTTTCCATTGCGGAGAAGAAGCTTCAGTACATCCGCCACAACTGGGTCGACTTGGCCATCATTTTGCTGCCGTTTTTCTCGTTCCTGCGATCGATGCAGGCGGTTCGAGGAACCCGCTTGGCGAAACTTGCGAAAATCCCCCAGATTGCCAAGCTGGCGAGAGCCTATCGCTTGCGAGGCACGGCGCTGAAGGGATTCCGAGCACTGGTGATCTTGGGCGTCGCCACACGGCTGTTCAAAACCAACAAGAAACGCCAGCTCGAACGACTGCAGGCGGAATTGTCCGTCGCGCGTCGTGAAACGCGGTTGATTCGGCTGGCGATCGCTCGACTGGAGCGTGAAATCCAGGAAGAACTGGACGATGAAGCGGGCCTGGCGGACGAAACCAGCGACGCCGTCCCGCTCAACTAG
- a CDS encoding DUF4129 domain-containing protein, which translates to MSRLHHTAADYAAIAIAPVLIFVMLFSLASFLCIVLYSGGYSGALVWTMLMYTMGATAVARITIEHDRQYSSLYAIALGVATVFVLIRYVGDPIFSIGIVWVVGYLADKIVHDCTIVDDSVDSSGQGLVDSGLSFLKLRRQQKQQPDVSLSNVAIDADDTSATSQSNSQRSNKNPAAGHQPGRTVLWLALGALPLFGLGQFFLGGDTKTWNLARTLLTLYLFSALSLLVVTSFLNLRRYLRQRQTEMPLDATVAWLAGGIVIIGLILMIAYIAPLPGKAVASLKVPEFLTNRTPLSASEYGWGEEGAEIGDENDAQSSQTSPDGSPSGETKPGAKAGGQQGNREDGPAGSDPGGKKQGKGQDPGSDQPAGGEKNESSENQAPAAKDSQNSGNAQQSKAEPQGKTPPNQSPPSPNDSSSETAQANESQSNASEPNAADAATDDSQTGEPDSSNSDTDPAEESSSPESQDQEPQASEQSKSDSEPPSEDTPNQNTGNQQEPLSARTKPPPDRSPSLGGVFSTMAGMLKWVIFLALFAFIAFFVVRNLDAILAWWDNLFADESREPSDPKPTAKKSLEPESPPRPFASFRNPVGDPDPRRVVVVTFQALEAWCREQGVERSPDETPSEFVRRVAVQFPTLGQSAVQVVDAYNRIVYGRAAAQQDDVEAANSVWQVFAGGTRTS; encoded by the coding sequence TTGAGCCGACTGCACCACACCGCCGCCGACTACGCCGCCATCGCCATTGCGCCGGTGTTGATCTTCGTGATGTTGTTCAGTCTGGCTAGTTTCCTGTGCATCGTTCTGTATTCCGGCGGGTACTCGGGCGCGCTGGTCTGGACGATGTTGATGTACACGATGGGGGCCACTGCGGTCGCTCGGATCACCATCGAACATGATCGTCAGTACTCATCCCTGTACGCGATTGCTCTGGGCGTCGCGACGGTTTTCGTCCTGATTCGGTACGTCGGCGATCCAATCTTTTCCATCGGGATTGTGTGGGTCGTCGGTTACTTGGCCGACAAGATCGTGCACGACTGCACCATCGTCGATGACTCCGTTGACAGCAGCGGACAAGGGTTGGTCGACAGTGGTTTGTCGTTTTTAAAGCTTCGACGACAACAGAAACAACAGCCCGACGTCTCACTGTCCAATGTGGCAATCGACGCAGACGACACGAGTGCGACCTCTCAATCCAACTCCCAACGTTCGAACAAGAACCCTGCTGCCGGGCATCAACCGGGCCGAACCGTGTTGTGGTTGGCACTGGGGGCCTTGCCGCTGTTTGGTCTGGGCCAATTCTTTCTTGGTGGCGATACAAAGACCTGGAACCTGGCTCGAACCCTTCTGACGCTCTATTTGTTTTCCGCGTTGTCACTGCTCGTGGTGACTTCGTTTTTGAACCTTCGTCGTTATCTGCGACAACGACAAACAGAGATGCCTTTGGATGCGACCGTCGCCTGGCTTGCAGGTGGCATCGTCATCATCGGGTTGATCCTGATGATCGCCTACATCGCACCGTTGCCTGGCAAGGCTGTTGCCTCGCTGAAGGTCCCTGAGTTCCTCACCAATCGGACGCCGTTGTCCGCCAGCGAATACGGGTGGGGAGAGGAGGGCGCGGAAATCGGCGACGAGAACGACGCGCAGTCCTCCCAAACCAGCCCGGATGGTTCTCCCAGCGGTGAAACCAAACCCGGTGCAAAAGCGGGCGGCCAACAGGGCAACCGCGAAGACGGGCCTGCGGGAAGTGATCCCGGCGGAAAGAAACAAGGCAAAGGACAAGATCCCGGCAGCGACCAACCCGCCGGCGGTGAAAAGAACGAGTCGTCCGAGAACCAAGCCCCTGCAGCCAAAGATTCTCAGAACTCAGGCAACGCACAGCAATCCAAAGCAGAACCACAAGGCAAAACGCCCCCCAATCAGTCGCCTCCCTCTCCGAACGACTCTTCCTCCGAAACCGCTCAAGCCAACGAATCGCAGTCGAATGCGTCCGAGCCGAATGCGGCTGATGCGGCCACCGACGATTCGCAGACTGGCGAACCGGACAGTTCCAATTCCGACACCGATCCTGCCGAGGAATCCTCATCGCCTGAATCGCAGGACCAGGAACCTCAAGCATCCGAGCAATCGAAATCCGACAGCGAGCCGCCCTCGGAGGACACCCCAAATCAAAACACGGGCAACCAACAGGAACCGCTCTCAGCTCGGACCAAGCCACCACCTGATCGCTCGCCGTCTTTGGGGGGCGTGTTCAGCACCATGGCAGGAATGCTCAAGTGGGTGATTTTCCTGGCCTTGTTTGCGTTCATCGCGTTCTTTGTCGTTCGTAACTTGGACGCCATTCTGGCGTGGTGGGACAACCTCTTTGCGGATGAAAGCCGAGAGCCGTCCGATCCAAAGCCGACCGCGAAAAAAAGTTTGGAGCCGGAATCGCCACCGCGACCATTTGCGTCGTTTCGAAATCCGGTTGGGGATCCCGATCCACGTCGCGTGGTGGTCGTCACGTTTCAGGCCTTGGAAGCATGGTGCCGTGAACAAGGCGTCGAGCGCTCACCGGACGAAACGCCGTCTGAATTTGTCCGCCGAGTCGCTGTGCAATTCCCGACTCTCGGCCAATCGGCGGTCCAGGTCGTCGATGCGTACAACCGAATCGTCTATGGTCGTGCGGCGGCCCAGCAGGATGATGTGGAGGCCGCCAATTCGGTTTGGCAAGTTTTCGCTGGTGGCACCCGCACTTCATGA
- the ribA gene encoding GTP cyclohydrolase II encodes MSSSIDLNTIPEAVEAIARGEVIIVIDAEDRENEGDFICAGEKATPELINFILGGRGQLCVSVLPEVCKRLELSPVVPQNNAPLQTAFMTPIDIATAKTGITAAERSETIRRLTDPEATEEDFVRPGHVYPLLAKEGGVLRRAGHTEAAIDLSRMAGLAPVGVLCEVLNESGDRASRDDLAKLAKEHNLKIISIEHLIAHRRVSEKLVSRAATSELPTRYGDFEIIVYNVNYEAQEPIAIVFGDLTAPGTPPLVRMHSSCFTGDLIQSLRCDCGDQLHMALDMISREGRGALIYLPQEGRGIGLAQKIRAYALQDKGMDTVEANHALGFKADMRDYGVGLQILKDLGLSEVRLLTNNPKKTKAFNLRGFDLKVVDQVPIVPPSNEHNVRYLETKREKMGHQLPPLS; translated from the coding sequence ATGTCATCCTCGATTGACTTGAACACGATTCCTGAAGCCGTCGAAGCCATCGCCCGAGGCGAAGTCATCATCGTGATTGACGCGGAGGACCGTGAAAACGAGGGCGATTTCATCTGCGCGGGTGAAAAAGCGACCCCAGAACTGATCAATTTCATTTTGGGCGGGCGTGGACAGTTGTGCGTTTCGGTGTTGCCTGAGGTCTGCAAGCGGCTGGAATTGTCGCCGGTCGTCCCTCAAAACAACGCCCCGCTGCAGACCGCGTTCATGACGCCAATCGATATCGCCACCGCGAAAACGGGCATCACGGCCGCTGAGCGAAGTGAAACGATTCGTCGCCTGACGGATCCCGAAGCCACGGAAGAGGACTTCGTGCGTCCCGGCCACGTGTACCCATTGCTGGCCAAAGAAGGCGGCGTGCTACGTCGGGCAGGACACACCGAAGCGGCGATCGACCTGTCTCGGATGGCGGGTTTGGCACCCGTCGGTGTGCTCTGCGAAGTGCTGAACGAATCGGGCGACCGTGCCTCGCGAGATGACTTGGCGAAACTGGCCAAGGAACACAATCTGAAAATCATCAGCATCGAACACCTGATCGCACACCGACGCGTGAGCGAAAAACTGGTCAGTCGCGCTGCCACTTCGGAACTGCCAACCCGGTACGGCGACTTCGAAATCATCGTTTACAACGTCAACTACGAAGCCCAAGAACCCATTGCGATTGTTTTCGGTGACCTGACCGCTCCCGGCACGCCACCGCTGGTTCGCATGCACAGCAGCTGCTTCACCGGGGATTTGATTCAATCCCTGCGTTGCGATTGTGGAGACCAACTTCACATGGCACTGGACATGATCAGTCGTGAAGGCCGAGGTGCGTTGATCTATCTGCCGCAGGAAGGCCGGGGCATCGGGTTGGCTCAAAAGATCCGGGCCTACGCTTTGCAAGACAAGGGCATGGACACGGTCGAAGCCAACCACGCGCTTGGATTCAAAGCCGACATGCGTGACTACGGCGTCGGACTCCAGATTCTGAAAGACCTTGGGCTGTCAGAGGTTCGTTTGTTGACCAACAACCCGAAGAAAACCAAAGCCTTCAACCTCCGCGGCTTTGATCTGAAAGTTGTCGACCAAGTCCCCATCGTTCCTCCTAGCAACGAACACAATGTGCGTTACTTGGAAACCAAACGCGAAAAAATGGGTCACCAGTTGCCGCCACTCTCGTGA
- a CDS encoding alpha/beta hydrolase — MMLSSFPCSYLPSREIASGIGGGRDGRTLPSLRPWNLLASCVLALGAFLPSGAAWSDDGGTTNAVKMAPASAPAAVEPASVEPVAEVAADLGPPVEVQQFLDLRYSDADGSAGLFDLHLPISDQHRVSTNDAGEVFVEGPPRPAILMIHGGGWAIGDKWTLRAYCDRLAQLGFVVLNMNYRLAPQHQFPRQVDDVRQVLLQLVEHSDAWKIDLNRVGMFGYSAGGHLSALIGVLSNEDRPTQMLASEWGSDDPRWEQLPPIAAVCAGGPPCDFRIVPDDNAGLSYFLGGTPREVPNNYLGASPTAHVSPGDPPMQLIHGEKDLLVPLENSQKFAAALMDAGVAVTLTVIENQCHMMTLFHPTTKQRIKDFFVTQLLQPSSS; from the coding sequence ATGATGCTCTCATCCTTTCCCTGCAGTTACTTGCCGTCGCGAGAAATCGCCAGCGGGATTGGTGGGGGGCGAGACGGACGGACTTTGCCAAGCCTGCGTCCGTGGAACCTGCTGGCGAGTTGCGTTCTGGCCTTGGGGGCGTTTCTGCCCTCGGGAGCCGCGTGGTCCGATGACGGCGGAACGACCAACGCAGTGAAGATGGCTCCTGCCAGCGCCCCCGCTGCCGTTGAACCCGCCAGTGTGGAACCCGTTGCCGAGGTGGCAGCCGACCTGGGGCCCCCCGTGGAGGTGCAGCAGTTTCTTGATCTCCGCTACAGCGACGCCGATGGCAGCGCGGGGCTGTTTGACTTGCATCTGCCGATTTCGGATCAGCACCGCGTTTCGACCAACGACGCAGGCGAAGTTTTTGTCGAAGGTCCACCTCGTCCGGCCATCTTGATGATCCACGGTGGTGGCTGGGCAATCGGTGACAAATGGACTTTGCGAGCGTATTGCGATCGGTTGGCCCAATTGGGATTTGTCGTCCTCAACATGAATTATCGCTTGGCACCGCAGCACCAATTCCCGCGGCAGGTCGACGATGTGCGACAAGTCCTGTTGCAGTTGGTCGAGCATTCAGACGCTTGGAAAATTGATCTGAATCGGGTCGGGATGTTTGGCTACTCGGCAGGAGGCCACTTGTCGGCCTTGATTGGAGTGCTGAGCAATGAGGATCGACCGACTCAAATGCTGGCCAGCGAGTGGGGATCCGATGACCCTCGTTGGGAACAGTTGCCGCCGATCGCCGCGGTGTGTGCGGGTGGTCCGCCGTGCGATTTCCGGATCGTCCCGGATGACAACGCGGGCCTGAGTTACTTCTTGGGTGGGACGCCACGTGAAGTGCCCAACAATTACCTGGGAGCCTCGCCGACCGCCCATGTCTCCCCCGGCGATCCACCGATGCAGTTGATCCATGGGGAAAAGGATTTGTTGGTCCCGCTGGAAAACAGTCAGAAATTCGCGGCCGCTTTGATGGACGCCGGCGTGGCAGTTACCTTGACAGTGATCGAAAACCAATGCCACATGATGACGCTGTTTCACCCCACCACGAAGCAGCGAATCAAGGACTTCTTTGTCACGCAATTGTTGCAACCCTCGTCATCGTGA
- a CDS encoding DMT family transporter, giving the protein MHLLLPLLASVLFVCGLIFVKRVSRSSVRPDGVGQVTLLFCVNIGSSALMSLLWLFDGPETYWLNFWQPAIVALLFMLGLVLTFTAVEVGDVSIAAPVFGVKVVFVTCLLAFSSATGVPHAIWGAALLAATGIALIQWTGQHHPRRIGLTIALALGAASCYATFDLLVQRWSPAWGSTRLLPAVFLIVAALSLLALPWVRWQPMVSHGNWKLLVPAIILLACQAFCITIAVSVFGDAARLNVVYSLRGLWGVLLAYAAARIWGGAEADLSGKLLLMRLSGAVLLTFAVALAVLS; this is encoded by the coding sequence ATGCACCTCTTACTTCCTTTGCTGGCCAGCGTTCTCTTTGTCTGCGGCCTGATCTTTGTCAAACGAGTCAGCCGATCCTCCGTCCGTCCGGACGGTGTCGGACAAGTCACGCTGTTGTTCTGCGTGAACATCGGCTCCTCTGCGCTGATGTCGCTGCTGTGGCTCTTCGACGGGCCGGAAACCTACTGGTTGAATTTCTGGCAACCTGCGATTGTGGCGTTGCTGTTCATGTTGGGATTGGTGCTGACCTTCACCGCCGTGGAAGTCGGGGATGTTTCCATCGCAGCCCCTGTGTTTGGTGTGAAGGTCGTGTTCGTGACCTGTTTGCTGGCATTCTCGTCGGCCACGGGTGTCCCCCACGCGATCTGGGGAGCGGCTCTGTTGGCGGCAACCGGGATCGCATTGATTCAGTGGACTGGCCAGCATCATCCGCGGCGGATCGGATTGACAATCGCATTGGCGCTCGGTGCGGCGTCTTGCTACGCCACGTTTGATTTGTTGGTCCAACGTTGGTCACCGGCCTGGGGATCCACCCGGTTGTTGCCCGCGGTGTTCCTCATCGTCGCGGCACTCTCTCTGCTCGCGCTGCCCTGGGTTCGATGGCAACCGATGGTCTCTCACGGCAACTGGAAGTTGCTCGTTCCCGCGATCATCTTGCTGGCTTGCCAAGCGTTCTGCATCACGATTGCGGTCTCGGTATTCGGCGACGCGGCACGACTGAATGTCGTCTATTCGCTTCGCGGTTTGTGGGGCGTGTTGTTGGCTTACGCCGCTGCCCGAATTTGGGGCGGCGCGGAAGCCGACCTCAGCGGCAAACTGCTGCTGATGCGATTGTCGGGCGCGGTTCTGTTGACGTTCGCCGTTGCCTTGGCCGTGTTGTCTTGA
- a CDS encoding LamG-like jellyroll fold domain-containing protein yields MRSTHSMFFRPSICLLLLVTSWSTVAGHDGPDPRAHWVFGTPFFQDGNLKSQLGPSLTGKGSPRLEDTDGLNAIRLEGARAFFVADQPWPELQKKLPQEAITIAAWVSLDEMTQYGGIVCALQDNGDSEQGWALGYNDKTFSFALSSQDADDGNGMMTYLNGNTEVTLGKWYHVAGVYDGETMQLWVNGKLDAESDAQGGPILYPDETDLAVGAYLDRNESFPMNGRLAKIAVYDLAAKPAWIEHDFEHQKAWAELPPTAKKKAPLDFLVAPFLQYATTDSIRVVCETNAECKVTVRFGETAEFDRESNAESADRTIHSTLLDGLTPETGHYYQVTATDLETQVSVESKVLSFQTASLPETPYAFAVISDTQGNPAVSGKVGELAWGLRPNFLVVPGDLVSTGTIKNEWVYQFFSSMNPLISRVPFYPVLGNHERNADHYYRYMDLPAPEYYYSFRYGNAAFFMLDSNKEMGPDSEQYQWLEKQLAALETEKESGKVVWTFVSFHHPAYSSDENDYGDLWKGKSNWGDLRIRPMTKLFDRFGVDIVWNGHIHSYERTWKMHNDKPQNDRGTIYMITGGGGGGLEQAGPIRPPFQQTVRRGHHFVYVAVNGKELQLKSYDLNGQLFDTVTVTKQTGMTNQ; encoded by the coding sequence ATGCGTTCGACACACTCCATGTTCTTCCGTCCCAGCATCTGCCTTCTCTTGCTTGTCACCTCCTGGTCGACAGTCGCCGGGCACGATGGACCGGACCCTCGGGCGCATTGGGTCTTTGGAACACCGTTCTTCCAAGACGGGAATCTGAAAAGCCAACTCGGCCCAAGCTTGACCGGCAAGGGATCGCCCAGGCTCGAAGACACCGACGGACTCAATGCCATTCGGCTGGAAGGAGCTCGGGCATTCTTCGTCGCCGACCAACCTTGGCCTGAATTGCAAAAGAAGCTTCCTCAGGAAGCGATCACGATTGCCGCTTGGGTTTCTCTCGACGAAATGACGCAGTACGGAGGCATCGTCTGCGCCCTGCAAGACAATGGCGACTCCGAACAAGGTTGGGCCCTTGGGTACAACGACAAAACATTCTCGTTTGCCCTTTCCAGTCAGGATGCCGATGACGGAAATGGCATGATGACCTACTTGAACGGGAACACCGAAGTGACGCTCGGAAAGTGGTACCACGTTGCGGGTGTTTACGATGGCGAAACCATGCAACTCTGGGTCAACGGAAAACTCGATGCGGAATCCGACGCCCAGGGTGGTCCGATCTTGTACCCCGATGAAACCGATCTCGCAGTCGGTGCCTACCTCGACCGAAACGAATCGTTTCCGATGAACGGGCGATTGGCCAAGATCGCGGTCTATGACCTGGCCGCCAAACCCGCTTGGATTGAACATGACTTTGAACATCAAAAAGCCTGGGCAGAGCTTCCACCAACCGCGAAAAAGAAAGCTCCTTTGGACTTCCTGGTCGCCCCGTTTCTGCAGTACGCCACCACCGACAGCATCCGCGTGGTTTGTGAAACCAACGCGGAATGCAAGGTGACCGTGCGGTTCGGAGAAACGGCCGAATTCGACCGCGAGAGCAACGCTGAATCCGCTGACCGAACCATCCACTCGACGTTGCTGGATGGACTGACTCCTGAGACCGGGCACTACTATCAAGTCACCGCAACGGATCTGGAAACCCAAGTGTCGGTGGAAAGCAAAGTGCTCTCTTTCCAAACCGCTTCGCTGCCCGAAACACCGTATGCCTTTGCCGTCATCTCGGACACACAAGGCAATCCAGCCGTCAGCGGAAAGGTCGGCGAATTGGCCTGGGGTCTGCGTCCAAACTTCTTGGTGGTCCCCGGTGACCTCGTCAGCACAGGGACGATCAAGAACGAATGGGTCTATCAGTTTTTCTCCAGCATGAACCCGCTGATCTCCCGAGTTCCATTTTATCCCGTTTTGGGAAATCACGAGCGGAATGCGGATCACTACTATCGATACATGGACCTGCCCGCTCCTGAATACTACTACTCATTTCGATATGGAAACGCCGCGTTCTTCATGCTCGATTCCAACAAGGAAATGGGACCCGACAGCGAACAGTACCAATGGCTCGAAAAGCAACTCGCGGCACTGGAAACGGAAAAAGAATCCGGCAAAGTGGTGTGGACGTTTGTCAGCTTCCACCACCCCGCGTATTCATCGGATGAAAATGATTACGGAGATCTCTGGAAAGGCAAAAGCAATTGGGGCGACCTTCGAATCCGCCCAATGACCAAATTGTTCGATCGTTTTGGCGTGGACATCGTTTGGAATGGGCACATCCACTCCTACGAACGCACCTGGAAAATGCACAACGACAAACCTCAGAATGACCGAGGCACGATCTACATGATCACCGGCGGAGGTGGTGGAGGGCTGGAACAAGCCGGCCCGATCCGGCCTCCGTTCCAACAAACGGTTCGTCGCGGACACCACTTTGTTTACGTCGCGGTCAATGGCAAAGAACTGCAACTCAAATCATACGATCTGAACGGGCAACTCTTCGACACCGTTACCGTGACGAAACAAACCGGCATGACCAACCAATAA